TCGCGGAAAGCGAGGCGGCCGACCCGCAGGATGAGAAGCTGGCTGCGCTGGCCAACGTGGAGATGCACCGCTGGAAGTGGACCGCGCCGGAAATCCCGCCCGCCAAGCTGCCGCACGACGCCACGGTTTTTCTGTTCGCCGACTCACGCGCCGGCCCGATCGACCAGCTCGAGGCGCTCAAACCCTGGCTGGAGCGCCAGGGCCGGGAACTCGCCCGTATCTTCACCGTCCTGGATTGCGGGTTGGCGGAAAAGCATCCGGTCCTGCGCCAGTGGTTCGACGCCTGCATCCATTTCTCCGACGTGGTCTTCCTGACCAACCGGTCCGGCGTGGGCAACAAGTGGCTCAGCGACTTTCTCAAGCATTTCAAGGACGAGCGCTTCCCCTGTCATTTCGTGCAGGTGAAGGCCAAGGGCGCGCTGCCGACCCCGCTCGTCTGGCTCGATCCCACCCCGCGGCGCGTGTCACAGTATTTTGAGGAGGATTACGTCGATCTCAGCGACGTGATCATCGAGACCGGAGACGACGAAGATGACGAGGGCGAGCCCATCAAGCCCGGCGAGGACGACGGCATCATCCCGCCCGAGCCGTATTTCGTCCGGCAGCGCAGCGGTCGCCGTGACCGCGAGGTGCCGGATCTCCGCGATATCTTCCCCGCGAAATAACCCGCCCGAATTCCGGCGGCGCTGACAGCCGTCGGTTTGGTAGGCTGGGTCATGATTCAACCCGAAGCCGCCTTGTCCTCCGCCCCGTCAGCCTTGCCCAGTCCCCGCACGATGTATCGCGCGCTGGCCCGGCGCGATCCCGCCTACGAAGGCGTGTTCCTCACCGGCGTGAAAACCACCGGAATCTTCTGCCGGCCGACCTGCAAGGCCAAGAAACCGCTGCCGCAGAACGTGGAATTTTTCCCCAATGCCACCGAGGCACTGCACGGCGGTTATCGTCCGTGCCGGCTCTGTCGTCCGATGGATGGCACCAAGCCCGTGCCGCCGCTCGTGGAGAAGCTGCGCCGCGCCGCTGAAGCCGCGCCCGACGGCCGCGTGACCGACAAGGACCTCGTAGCCATGGGCGTCGAGCCGACGACGGCGCGCCGGCAGTTCAAGGCCTACCACGGCATGACGTTTCACGCCTACCAGCGCGCCCGGCGCATGGGGCTCGCGCTGCGCGACGTGAAATCCGGCAAACCGGTGATCGAGGCGCAGCTCGACCGGGGCTACGAATCCACCAGCGGATTTCGCGAGGCCTTCGCCCGGGTTTTCGGCGCGCCCCCGCGCGGGGCGCAGGACGCAGCCTGTCTGCTGGCTCGCCGGCTCGAAACCCCGCTCGGCACGATGCTCGCGCTGGCCGACGATGCCGGCCTGCGGCTGCTGGAGTTCGTGGACCGGCGCGGCTTGGAGCGCGAGCTGGTCGGCCTGCGCCGCCGGCTCAAGTGCGCCATCGTGCCCGGCAGCCATGCGCTGCTTGATCAGATCGCGACCGAGCTGAGCGAATATTTCGCCGGCCGGCGGATGCAATTCACGGTGCGTCTCGCCCCTGTTGGATCGGATTTCCAACTGCGCGTCTGGGCTGAGTTGCGCCGCATCGAACCCGGTCGCTCCCGCAGCTACGCCGAGATGGCGGCGCGACTGGGCATCCCCAAGGGCCCGCGTGCCGTCGGCCGGGCCAACGGCTCCAACATGCTGGCCATCGTAATTCCCTGCCATCGCGTCATCAACGCCGACGGCAGCCTTTGCGGCTACGCTGGCGGTCTCTGGCGCAAGCAGCGGTTGCTGGAGCACGAGCGGAAGCATGGCCCGGCTTAGCCGACGATCAACCCACGGGCCGGCCGAGGTGCAGCTACGTCGGGTCAGGCGCCGGAAAATTCAATGACTTTTCATGCGGCGAATTGCGGGAAACCGTGTCAGATTGGGCCATGAGGCAGACGCATGTTGGATATCGGACAGAGATCGGATTGGCGGGTCGCAGGGCGCTGGCATTGGTGGTCGCGCTCACCGCGTCGCTGGTCCCGGCAAGGGGGCAGACCACCGCGTATCGCACGGAAACCGCGTTCCCCGGCATCACGTTCAACCAACCGCTGGGCTTCGCCACGCCACCCCGCGAGACCGACCGCCTGTTCGTGCTGGAGAAACCCGGCCGCATCCAGGTGATCACGGGCCTCGGGGGCACTCCCGCGAAGCAACTCTTCCTCGATCTTACCGGTCGGGTCGTTGCCGACGGTGAGGGCGGCGTGCTCGGCCTCGCCTTCCATCCGAATTTTGCGAACAACCGTTTCTTCTACGTCTTCTACACGACCAATGCGACCACGGCCGCGGGCACCGGTCTGCACGACCGGGTCTCGCGTTTCACGGCACTCGCCGCACCGGCCTCGAATGCCGATATCCTTGCGACCGAGGTGCCCCTGATCTCGCAGTTCGACGAGGCGAGCAACCACAACGGCGGCGACCTGCACTTCGGGCCCGACAACTACCTTTATATCGCCTTGGGCGACGAGGGCGGGAGCAACGACCAATACAACAATAGCCAGCGCATCGACAAAGATTTCTTCGCCGGTCTCCTGCGGATCGATGTGGACCAGCTCGCCGACAACCTCCCGCCCAACCCCCATCCGGCGGTGCACGCGGGCACCTACCGGATCCCGGTGGACAACCCGTTTGTCGGGGCGGCCACGTTCAACGGCCAGGCCGTCAACCGGGCGAGCGTGCGCGATGAGTTCTGGGCGGTGGGGCTGCGCAATCCCTGGAAATTTTCCTTCGATGTGCCGACCGGCCGGCTGCTGCTGGGCGATGTCGGTCAGGGCGCGCGCGAGGAGATCAATCTCATCGTCCGCGGCGGCAACTATGGTTGGAGTTATCGCGAAGGCTTGGTGGCGGGTCCGCGGTCCAACCCGCCGGCCGCGGCGGTATTTGTCGATCCCATCTGGGATGCCGATCGGACCACGGCCGGCTCGATCACCGGAGGCGTGGTCTATCGGGGCAGCCGGTTTCCGGACCTCGCCGGTCGCTATATTTTTGGCGATTATGTGCGCGACCGGATCTTCGCGATGACGATTCCGGTTGCGGGCAGCGTCACCGTCGAAACGCTGCTGACCGAGGACTCGCCCGTGGCCTTTGGCACCGATCCCCGCAATGGTGACGTGCTCATCGCCAGCATTGGGGCCGGGGCCATTCGGCGGCTGGTCTCGGACGCGACGCAGCCTCCCAGCCCGCCACCGCCCGTGGTGCAGCCACCGACCACACCACCACCCACCAGCGGCGGAGGGGGAAACGGGGGAGGAGGCGGCGGTTCCGTTTCGGGTTGGTTTCTGGCCTTGCTCGCTGGACTGGGGGTACTGCGATTCTGGCGCAACCAACCGGTCCATCGGCCCTGAAACGGTCGCTCAAACAAAACTCTTGCCCCACTGGAGGCGGGACGTATCCATTGCCCTTCCGTTTTTTGCCCAGGTGGTGGAATTGGTAGACACGCAGGTCTCAGAAGCCTGTGCTTAACCGCATGGAGGTTCGAGTCCTCTCCTGGGCACCATTTGAAAAGTCCGCTGGCTTCCCGCCAGCGGACTTTTACTTTTCCGGCATTCCGTGAGCACCCCTTCCACCCCTTACGCCCGCAGCGGCCTCCCGATTTGGGGCGTGGGACTGATCATCGTTGGCGCGACAGCGGTGGCCTACCACAACTCGTTTGGCGTGCCGTTCATTTTCGACGAC
This DNA window, taken from Oleiharenicola lentus, encodes the following:
- a CDS encoding bifunctional transcriptional activator/DNA repair enzyme AdaA; the protein is MYRALARRDPAYEGVFLTGVKTTGIFCRPTCKAKKPLPQNVEFFPNATEALHGGYRPCRLCRPMDGTKPVPPLVEKLRRAAEAAPDGRVTDKDLVAMGVEPTTARRQFKAYHGMTFHAYQRARRMGLALRDVKSGKPVIEAQLDRGYESTSGFREAFARVFGAPPRGAQDAACLLARRLETPLGTMLALADDAGLRLLEFVDRRGLERELVGLRRRLKCAIVPGSHALLDQIATELSEYFAGRRMQFTVRLAPVGSDFQLRVWAELRRIEPGRSRSYAEMAARLGIPKGPRAVGRANGSNMLAIVIPCHRVINADGSLCGYAGGLWRKQRLLEHERKHGPA
- a CDS encoding PQQ-dependent sugar dehydrogenase — its product is MRQTHVGYRTEIGLAGRRALALVVALTASLVPARGQTTAYRTETAFPGITFNQPLGFATPPRETDRLFVLEKPGRIQVITGLGGTPAKQLFLDLTGRVVADGEGGVLGLAFHPNFANNRFFYVFYTTNATTAAGTGLHDRVSRFTALAAPASNADILATEVPLISQFDEASNHNGGDLHFGPDNYLYIALGDEGGSNDQYNNSQRIDKDFFAGLLRIDVDQLADNLPPNPHPAVHAGTYRIPVDNPFVGAATFNGQAVNRASVRDEFWAVGLRNPWKFSFDVPTGRLLLGDVGQGAREEINLIVRGGNYGWSYREGLVAGPRSNPPAAAVFVDPIWDADRTTAGSITGGVVYRGSRFPDLAGRYIFGDYVRDRIFAMTIPVAGSVTVETLLTEDSPVAFGTDPRNGDVLIASIGAGAIRRLVSDATQPPSPPPPVVQPPTTPPPTSGGGGNGGGGGGSVSGWFLALLAGLGVLRFWRNQPVHRP